The proteins below are encoded in one region of Planctopirus limnophila DSM 3776:
- a CDS encoding 3'-5' exonuclease, with translation MTRLFMGTGGLLRERKFAMADEKRTAVSYLVFDIEAIADGELVSRIRFPGENLSAEAAIAKYRAELMETTGKDVLPVTYMLPVSVAIAKIDPEFRLLDLVVLDAPEYRPHRIAQLFWQGWQHYGYPTLVSFNGRSYDMPVLELAALRYGFSIPAWFSLELRSFEQPRNRYNSSSHFDLCDFFSNFGATRLSGGLNLLANVLGKPGKSGIDGSMVQDFHHQGRDEEINDYCRCDVLDTYFVFLRSQVLQGKLTLQREQQLVGETKTWLENQADNSPAYQHYLSHWGDWQPPPA, from the coding sequence ATGACCCGGCTGTTCATGGGAACTGGTGGTTTATTGCGGGAAAGAAAGTTCGCCATGGCTGATGAAAAACGAACGGCCGTCAGTTATCTCGTGTTTGATATTGAAGCGATTGCCGATGGTGAGCTGGTTTCCCGCATCCGCTTTCCCGGTGAAAATCTCTCGGCAGAGGCAGCCATTGCGAAGTACCGCGCCGAGTTGATGGAAACGACGGGAAAAGATGTTCTCCCCGTCACCTACATGCTTCCTGTCTCGGTGGCCATTGCCAAAATCGATCCCGAGTTTCGCCTGCTCGATCTGGTCGTTCTTGATGCACCGGAGTATCGCCCACACCGGATTGCTCAGCTCTTCTGGCAGGGTTGGCAGCATTATGGCTATCCCACACTGGTCAGCTTTAATGGCCGTTCTTACGACATGCCTGTGCTGGAACTGGCGGCACTGCGCTATGGTTTCTCGATCCCCGCATGGTTCTCATTAGAACTGAGATCATTCGAGCAGCCCCGCAATCGCTATAACAGTTCGTCTCACTTCGACCTGTGCGACTTTTTCTCGAACTTTGGTGCCACACGACTTTCGGGCGGGCTGAATCTCCTGGCCAACGTGCTGGGAAAGCCCGGCAAAAGTGGCATCGATGGTTCGATGGTGCAGGATTTTCATCATCAAGGACGCGACGAAGAAATCAACGACTACTGTCGCTGTGATGTGCTGGATACCTATTTTGTCTTTCTGAGAAGCCAGGTTCTGCAGGGCAAGTTGACACTTCAGCGTGAGCAACAACTGGTGGGTGAAACGAAAACATGGCTGGAAAATCAGGCAGACAATTCACCGGCCTATCAGCATTATCTCTCGCATTGGGGTGATTGGCAGCCTCCACCCGCTTAA
- a CDS encoding BPSS1187 family protein — protein sequence MKICEVSRHWGSLLDWKTIGFCLSGLLLLGTLEPAAAQSKSSRTSALQPNTTKSAAVRVAPPYNDKTPKRYDLTARASEIDPRAKEHPEIGFVFNKDGKPQDVQHAVVDTRVKPRGKLVIWLMGHNQGLFERISGYGMHGIQVHYANGWFGKLNKEPPPDELYLGRIRLEAATGEDFSPDIEIPLPDGMAERSRQFVKWLAKENPQGKWEQFLTEEGDLRWEDVIMSGISHGSTTAARFAVHQKVDRVVMFSGPRDQLEGWYKLPSATPHERFFGFTHVLDGGWTADHYCRSWLLLGLNDFGPTVNVDDAKPPFSNTRRLVTNANVGNDANNAHGASVPGGPSPKNSKGVYLYEDVWKYLFTHPVDRKGPAVPAEADCTLEHKVKGKK from the coding sequence ATGAAGATCTGCGAAGTATCGAGGCATTGGGGTTCTCTTCTGGATTGGAAAACCATTGGCTTCTGCCTGTCGGGACTGCTGCTGCTGGGCACACTGGAACCAGCTGCGGCCCAGTCGAAATCTTCCAGAACCAGTGCTTTACAACCGAATACCACGAAGAGTGCTGCCGTTCGAGTTGCCCCGCCTTACAACGACAAAACACCGAAGCGCTACGACCTCACCGCCCGGGCGAGTGAGATCGATCCCAGAGCCAAAGAGCATCCTGAGATTGGTTTTGTTTTTAACAAAGACGGCAAGCCGCAGGATGTGCAGCATGCCGTCGTCGATACGCGCGTCAAACCGCGAGGCAAGCTAGTGATCTGGCTGATGGGCCACAATCAAGGGCTGTTCGAGCGGATCTCTGGCTATGGAATGCATGGCATTCAGGTGCATTATGCGAATGGCTGGTTTGGCAAGCTCAACAAAGAACCACCACCCGATGAACTCTACCTGGGGCGAATTCGCCTTGAAGCAGCGACGGGCGAAGACTTCAGTCCCGACATTGAGATCCCGCTTCCGGACGGCATGGCCGAACGTTCGCGTCAGTTTGTGAAGTGGCTGGCCAAAGAAAATCCTCAGGGGAAATGGGAGCAATTCCTGACCGAAGAGGGTGATCTCCGCTGGGAAGATGTCATCATGAGTGGGATTTCGCACGGTTCGACGACAGCCGCCCGGTTTGCTGTCCATCAGAAGGTGGATCGCGTGGTGATGTTTTCCGGGCCGCGCGATCAATTGGAAGGTTGGTACAAGCTTCCTTCAGCCACGCCGCATGAGCGGTTTTTTGGCTTTACGCATGTGCTGGATGGTGGCTGGACTGCAGACCATTACTGCCGGTCATGGCTGTTACTGGGGCTCAATGACTTTGGCCCGACTGTGAATGTGGATGACGCCAAACCCCCATTCAGCAATACCCGTCGTCTGGTCACGAATGCCAATGTGGGGAACGATGCCAACAATGCTCACGGTGCTTCGGTTCCGGGCGGGCCGTCTCCCAAAAATTCGAAGGGTGTCTACCTTTATGAGGATGTCTGGAAATACCTGTTCACGCATCCGGTCGATCGGAAGGGCCCGGCAGTCCCTGCAGAAGCCGATTGCACACTCGAACATAAAGTCAAAGGGAAGAAGTAA
- a CDS encoding DUF3419 family protein, translating to MVVEKLSKTWFNLVHGRNLVYNQCWEDPRLDRVALELTSNDRVVVITSAGCNALDYALAGAGHVHAVDMNLRQNALLELKQAGIRKLDYEDFFQIFGNGGHPQWSTIYTQKLRPELSDTTRKFWDRKKAFFTGDTRRKSFYFHCTSGTFAYIINVYIDRIAKLRDGVNAILAASSLEQQRDIFKQYKLAESLWRPFIRWAMRRDMTLALLGVPRAQRKQIDEQYPGGILQFVMDRVEAVFTKLPIKDNYFWRVYLTGQYTPECCPEYLKPEGFAQLKAGAVDRVSTHTNHILGFLQETPHQISRFILLDHMDWLSKDPAMAILTQEWQGIMDKAAPNARVLWRSAGLNGEFVNPIQVTVNGQKKTLGEALEYNRPLAEELHAKDRVHTYGSFCIANIKNT from the coding sequence ATGGTTGTCGAAAAGCTCAGCAAGACATGGTTTAACCTCGTCCATGGCCGAAATCTGGTCTACAACCAGTGCTGGGAAGACCCTCGCTTAGACCGGGTAGCCCTCGAACTGACTTCAAATGACCGTGTGGTGGTCATCACTTCCGCCGGTTGCAACGCTTTGGATTATGCACTGGCCGGTGCAGGCCACGTCCATGCGGTCGATATGAATCTGCGGCAGAATGCACTGCTGGAACTCAAGCAGGCTGGCATTCGCAAGCTCGATTACGAAGACTTCTTTCAAATTTTTGGTAATGGTGGTCATCCCCAGTGGAGCACCATTTACACACAAAAGCTGCGACCGGAACTGAGTGATACCACCCGCAAGTTCTGGGATCGCAAAAAGGCTTTCTTCACGGGCGATACCCGCCGCAAGTCGTTCTATTTTCACTGCACTTCGGGCACATTTGCCTACATTATCAATGTTTACATCGACCGGATCGCCAAGCTGCGTGACGGGGTCAATGCCATCCTGGCAGCCAGCAGCCTCGAACAGCAACGCGATATTTTCAAGCAGTACAAGCTGGCCGAATCACTCTGGCGGCCCTTTATCCGCTGGGCCATGCGGCGGGATATGACTCTGGCACTGCTGGGGGTTCCCAGAGCTCAGCGTAAGCAGATTGATGAGCAGTATCCCGGTGGGATTCTGCAGTTCGTGATGGATCGCGTCGAAGCCGTCTTCACCAAGCTGCCGATCAAGGATAACTACTTCTGGCGTGTTTACCTCACAGGCCAGTACACGCCCGAATGCTGCCCCGAGTATTTGAAGCCCGAAGGCTTCGCACAGCTCAAGGCTGGGGCCGTCGATCGAGTGAGCACACATACCAACCACATTCTCGGGTTCCTGCAGGAAACGCCGCATCAGATTTCGCGGTTCATTCTGCTCGATCACATGGATTGGCTTTCCAAAGATCCAGCCATGGCCATCCTCACTCAGGAATGGCAGGGGATCATGGACAAAGCCGCCCCCAATGCCCGCGTATTGTGGCGTTCAGCTGGCCTCAATGGTGAGTTCGTAAATCCCATTCAGGTTACTGTGAACGGCCAGAAGAAAACTCTGGGTGAAGCCCTCGAGTACAATCGTCCGCTGGCCGAAGAACTCCATGCGAAAGACCGCGTGCATACTTACGGCAGCTTCTGCATTGCGAACATCAAGAACACATAA
- a CDS encoding UDP-2,3-diacylglucosamine diphosphatase gives MLVNSMAVGREFANGEHPGSTLDEGNQGRFLSSSPEVSATLPDVHSVRNTHFLPGREALEQLEWNWRPAGSQRPAPRHPGEDQKRGKDLLGEFPAPRERGVSVESRLSPIEDRQERAIRTVFVSDTHLGCRHAHAVELLDFLRSVEPESLYLVGDIIDGWKLKKSFAWKQVYNDILSRLHDLAASGTKIYLTPGNHDAFLRRFQWGFDFVTIEDEFVFEAADGRKYLVIHGDKFDVVEQSAQWVSGVASIGYDLLLSANWLFSRWFKAPASGSYSFSGRVKRSVKQAVRYISSFEQRLARYALEQGCEGVICGHIHTPAHDHRHGIVYCNTGDWVENCTAFVEYAHGEMELIHYFETFSTRKTSAADCSHETSVTNNSLPLPIPALACACSELAPQDLAAVPC, from the coding sequence ATGCTTGTGAATTCCATGGCTGTCGGGCGAGAGTTTGCCAATGGCGAGCACCCCGGCAGCACGCTTGATGAAGGAAATCAAGGTCGATTTCTGTCATCCAGTCCCGAAGTTTCGGCAACTTTGCCTGACGTTCATTCGGTACGAAATACGCACTTTCTACCCGGTCGAGAAGCCCTTGAGCAACTCGAATGGAACTGGCGGCCAGCAGGATCTCAGCGTCCCGCGCCCAGACATCCTGGTGAGGATCAAAAACGGGGAAAGGATCTGCTCGGCGAATTTCCGGCTCCTCGAGAGCGTGGTGTTTCGGTTGAAAGCCGACTTTCGCCCATCGAAGATCGACAGGAACGAGCAATCCGGACGGTCTTTGTCAGCGATACTCATCTCGGTTGCCGACATGCCCACGCAGTCGAACTTCTCGATTTTCTACGGAGTGTCGAGCCCGAATCGCTCTATCTCGTGGGTGACATTATCGATGGCTGGAAGCTGAAAAAATCGTTCGCCTGGAAGCAGGTGTACAACGATATTCTCTCGCGACTGCACGATCTGGCCGCCTCCGGCACAAAAATCTATCTCACTCCTGGAAATCACGATGCGTTCTTACGCCGGTTCCAATGGGGGTTTGATTTCGTCACGATTGAAGATGAATTTGTCTTTGAAGCGGCCGATGGCCGGAAGTATCTGGTCATTCACGGCGATAAATTCGATGTCGTCGAACAAAGCGCGCAGTGGGTCTCAGGCGTTGCCTCGATTGGTTACGACTTGCTGCTTTCGGCCAACTGGCTCTTCAGCCGATGGTTTAAAGCCCCGGCCAGTGGCAGTTATTCATTCAGCGGTCGCGTCAAACGGAGCGTCAAACAGGCTGTTCGATACATCAGCTCCTTCGAGCAACGTCTGGCCAGGTATGCCCTTGAACAAGGTTGCGAAGGGGTGATCTGCGGCCACATCCATACCCCCGCACATGACCACCGTCACGGAATCGTGTACTGCAACACCGGGGACTGGGTTGAGAATTGCACCGCGTTTGTGGAATATGCCCATGGAGAGATGGAATTGATCCATTACTTTGAAACTTTCTCCACGCGGAAAACGAGTGCTGCAGATTGCAGCCATGAAACTTCGGTGACGAACAACAGCTTGCCTCTGCCCATTCCTGCCCTGGCCTGTGCCTGCAGTGAATTGGCACCTCAGGATCTGGCTGCTGTCCCGTGCTGA
- a CDS encoding class I SAM-dependent methyltransferase: MDAHTKTSQLVSESNTSTAKVPSLAYGVDPTRPEKYSLRQARYHAVSEEIARLIPEFQARGRRLKILDVGIWNGVLMRYVEALPGSEIVDLHGVDLTLQPTIYKPENWASLNAGDLMGGLNFLESNQFDLVVCEQVLEHLPTVDDAISTLGRVLAPGGLLIVGVPIFPEGIHLVRKHLVPAVDKLVGKKKPRGHLQAFSKRTFIGAVTQHAPVKVVAARGFRIFSGGLLRPLENQKWWWQLNRTAGETLPSLCTEIQVLARKAA; encoded by the coding sequence ATGGACGCTCATACAAAGACCAGCCAACTGGTTTCTGAATCAAATACTAGTACGGCAAAAGTGCCTTCGCTGGCGTATGGAGTCGATCCGACTCGGCCAGAAAAGTACAGCTTGAGACAGGCGCGGTATCATGCCGTCAGTGAAGAAATTGCCCGGCTGATTCCCGAATTCCAGGCTCGCGGTCGTCGTCTCAAGATTCTCGACGTGGGGATCTGGAATGGCGTGCTCATGCGTTATGTCGAAGCGCTGCCAGGTTCAGAAATTGTCGATCTGCATGGGGTCGATCTCACTCTGCAACCGACCATTTACAAGCCGGAAAACTGGGCCAGTCTCAATGCCGGCGATCTCATGGGAGGCCTCAATTTTCTGGAATCGAATCAGTTCGATCTGGTCGTCTGCGAGCAGGTACTGGAGCATCTTCCCACTGTTGATGATGCCATTTCGACTCTGGGTCGGGTGCTGGCTCCGGGGGGATTGCTGATTGTCGGAGTGCCGATCTTCCCGGAAGGAATTCATCTCGTTCGCAAACATCTGGTTCCTGCTGTGGATAAACTCGTGGGCAAAAAGAAACCACGCGGCCACCTGCAGGCTTTCAGCAAGCGGACATTTATTGGCGCCGTGACTCAGCATGCCCCGGTCAAAGTTGTCGCAGCCCGAGGTTTTCGTATTTTTTCGGGCGGATTGCTCCGGCCGCTGGAAAACCAGAAGTGGTGGTGGCAATTGAATCGCACTGCCGGCGAGACGTTGCCTTCGCTCTGCACCGAGATTCAGGTTCTGGCTCGCAAAGCCGCCTGA
- a CDS encoding 3-keto-disaccharide hydrolase, translating into MLHALPRLACFSPEFLMLSIAGCLLSLFVVAPAQAQEDNNPPPGFTALFNGKDLTGWWGLGTYDPRKLDAMSEADFAAFKAKSLEDIARHWSVKDGILINDGHGLYLTTDKTFGDIELLIDYKTVPKADSGIYLRTTPQVQIWDSTETAKFSIGADKGSGGLWNNLPNHPGKDPLAKADKPFGEWNRFRIIQVGARTTIYLNDQLVVDHAIMDNYWDKAAPLRKNGYIQLQTHGGEISWRNIFVREIGSEEANKILASKSESGFESIFDGQSLAGWAGAADQYEVANGAIRCQKGKGGNLYTEKEYANFVARLEFRLPPGGNNGLAIRYPGKGNPAYSGMTELQVLDNDAPQYAKLDVRQYHGSAYGMAAATRGYLRPTGEWNFQEVTINGSKITVELNGTIILDTDLSKVSEYMANSPHPGKDLVKGHFGFAGHGDAVEFRNLSIKPLAD; encoded by the coding sequence ATGCTGCATGCTTTACCACGTCTTGCCTGCTTTTCTCCTGAGTTTCTCATGCTTTCGATCGCAGGCTGCCTGCTTTCGCTCTTTGTCGTTGCTCCTGCACAGGCTCAGGAAGATAACAATCCACCTCCGGGATTTACGGCATTGTTCAACGGAAAAGATCTGACCGGCTGGTGGGGTCTGGGCACGTATGACCCCCGCAAGCTCGATGCCATGAGTGAAGCCGACTTTGCCGCTTTCAAGGCCAAAAGCCTCGAAGATATTGCTCGCCACTGGTCCGTCAAAGATGGCATTCTGATCAATGATGGGCATGGACTTTATCTCACAACCGACAAGACCTTTGGCGATATCGAACTGCTGATCGATTACAAGACAGTTCCCAAGGCCGACAGTGGCATTTACTTGCGCACCACGCCTCAGGTTCAGATCTGGGACAGCACAGAGACGGCCAAGTTCTCGATTGGTGCCGACAAAGGCTCAGGTGGTTTATGGAACAATCTTCCCAACCATCCTGGTAAAGATCCGCTCGCCAAAGCTGATAAACCGTTTGGAGAGTGGAATCGCTTCCGCATCATTCAAGTGGGTGCCCGCACCACGATTTATCTCAACGATCAACTCGTGGTCGATCACGCCATCATGGACAACTACTGGGATAAAGCGGCTCCTCTTCGCAAGAATGGTTACATCCAACTGCAAACTCACGGCGGTGAGATCAGCTGGCGGAATATCTTCGTCAGAGAAATCGGCAGCGAAGAAGCCAATAAAATTCTGGCCAGCAAGTCAGAGAGTGGCTTTGAATCGATTTTCGATGGCCAATCACTGGCGGGCTGGGCGGGTGCGGCCGATCAGTACGAAGTTGCCAACGGTGCCATTCGTTGCCAAAAGGGCAAAGGGGGCAACCTTTACACTGAGAAAGAATACGCCAACTTCGTGGCCCGGCTCGAATTCCGCCTGCCACCCGGTGGCAATAATGGCCTCGCCATTCGGTATCCCGGCAAAGGGAATCCCGCTTATTCCGGCATGACTGAACTGCAGGTTCTCGATAACGATGCTCCCCAGTATGCCAAGCTCGATGTGCGTCAGTACCACGGCTCGGCTTATGGTATGGCCGCTGCAACGCGTGGCTATTTGCGACCCACAGGGGAATGGAACTTCCAGGAAGTGACCATCAATGGCAGCAAGATTACAGTCGAACTCAATGGCACCATCATTCTGGATACCGACCTTTCGAAGGTCTCTGAATACATGGCGAATTCACCACATCCTGGTAAAGATCTGGTCAAGGGACACTTTGGCTTTGCAGGCCATGGCGATGCCGTCGAGTTCCGCAACCTCTCGATCAAGCCACTTGCTGATTAG
- the aroB gene encoding 3-dehydroquinate synthase, protein MQDTDRPSASRPKISVVPVNLGPRSYQVRIGAGLSKQVAIELGNPGSALVVSDTNVAPLAAENLTQQLAEAGWNVRLAVQPAGETAKSLREIEKLYDQLIAMQADRSTHVIAVGGGVVGDAAGFAAATYARGLPFIQVPTTLLAAVDSSVGGKVGVNLPAAKNIVGAFHQPKAVFIDTDLLATLPPREFAAGMAEVVKYGMILDESFFDWLEAEQPKIQSHDPTFLARIIQRSCELKAQVVEADEFETTGLRAVLNFGHTFGHAYEALAKYGTLLHGEAVSIGMIDAATLACQLGRIPEEVVSRLTKLLQSFQLPVSLPSGMKLDPQQIIATMRLDKKSVGGKLRLILPTRIGHVESVRDVSEELVLKTVARHG, encoded by the coding sequence ATGCAGGACACTGATCGACCTTCTGCCTCCAGGCCAAAGATATCCGTGGTGCCAGTCAACCTGGGGCCACGCAGCTATCAGGTGCGGATTGGTGCGGGGTTGTCGAAGCAAGTGGCCATTGAGTTGGGCAATCCTGGATCGGCTCTGGTGGTTTCCGATACGAATGTGGCTCCATTGGCTGCTGAGAACTTGACTCAACAACTGGCTGAGGCTGGCTGGAATGTCCGGCTGGCTGTGCAACCAGCGGGTGAGACAGCCAAGTCCTTGCGTGAAATCGAAAAGCTCTATGATCAGTTGATCGCCATGCAGGCTGATCGATCGACTCATGTGATTGCCGTCGGTGGTGGTGTGGTGGGTGATGCAGCGGGCTTTGCTGCTGCGACTTATGCCCGTGGGCTCCCTTTCATTCAGGTACCCACCACACTTCTGGCGGCTGTCGATAGCTCAGTGGGTGGCAAGGTGGGTGTGAATCTGCCAGCTGCTAAGAACATTGTGGGGGCTTTTCATCAGCCCAAAGCTGTCTTTATCGACACCGATCTGCTGGCAACCTTGCCGCCGCGAGAGTTTGCCGCCGGTATGGCTGAAGTCGTGAAGTACGGCATGATTCTCGATGAAAGTTTCTTTGACTGGCTCGAAGCCGAACAGCCTAAGATTCAATCGCATGACCCCACCTTCCTGGCCCGGATTATTCAGCGCAGTTGCGAACTGAAGGCCCAAGTGGTGGAAGCGGATGAGTTTGAAACGACTGGTCTTCGAGCCGTGTTGAATTTTGGTCATACGTTCGGGCACGCTTACGAAGCACTCGCGAAGTACGGCACACTGCTGCATGGCGAAGCGGTTTCGATCGGTATGATCGATGCTGCCACACTCGCCTGTCAGTTGGGTCGTATTCCGGAAGAAGTCGTCTCGCGACTGACGAAACTGCTGCAATCGTTTCAACTCCCGGTCTCACTTCCATCGGGAATGAAACTCGATCCACAACAGATCATTGCTACCATGCGGCTCGACAAGAAATCGGTCGGTGGCAAACTGCGGTTGATTCTGCCGACGAGAATTGGCCATGTCGAAAGCGTGCGCGATGTATCTGAAGAACTGGTTCTCAAGACAGTGGCCCGTCATGGCTGA